The window CATTGTACCCATTACCGATTTGACCATCAAGGATGACAACCTGATCGTAGCGACACAAGGTAGAAGTATCTGGGTTATTGATGATCTTACGGTATTACATCAATTGGACAATGCCAAAAAATCTGCTGATGCGATTTTGTACAAACCAAGGGACAGCTACCGAACCAAAGGCAGGGCGTCAAGAAGGCCATCAAAAACAGAAGGTGAGAACTTGCCCAATGGGGTTATTACGCATTTTTACCTGAAAGATGTTTCCGAAAAGGACAGCATTGCGTTGACCTATACCAAAATGAACGGAGATACCTTGGCCACCTACAGTACCTACGCCAAGGAAAAGGACAAAAAACTGGAAGCCAAGAAAGGCGGAAACACCTATGTTTGGGATACGCGAGGCAAGGGAGCCGAACGATTGGATGGCATGATCTTGTGGTGGGCCAACCTAAGCGGTCCAAAAGCGGTTCCAGGAACTTACAAGGTGCATTTGAACGTAAATGGAGAAACACAAAGCGAAAACTTTACCATTTTACCAGACCCAAGGGCCGAAGTTACCGTTGCCGATATGCAAAAACAATACGATTTTATCACCGAGGTGAACGAGACTGTGGACAAGGCCCATCAATCCATAAAGAAGATTAGGGCAATCAACGGAAAGTTGGATGAATTCATCAAAAAATATAAGGATGAAGAAGCCACAAAAGCATTGGTGGAGAAAGCCAAAAGCTTGAAGGAAGAGTTTGGCTCCGTAGAAAAGGCACTCTATCAGACCCAAAACAGAAGTAATCAAGATCCTTTGAACTTCCCCATCAGGTTGACCAATAAATTGGCGCACTTGAACAGTTTGGTCTCTCTAGACGATTTCCCACCGACCGAACAGGATATTGCTGTCAAAAATGAAATGACACAAAAGATCAACGAGCAATTGAGGACATTCGATAATTTGATGGATAAAGAAATTGCTACCTTCAATGAAGAGTTCAACCAACTCAAATTGGATTATTTGAGCATAGAAGAATAAATAAACGAGCCCCTATGTTTTTGCATAGGGGCTTTTACATTACAGACATTCCAATACCAACCAACACTATGAAAAAAGGACTGCTTTTTTTGTTGAGTGCCATTTTTGGCACCCTGGCATTCGCACAGACGACCAACGACTATTTTGAACCCATGATTTTCCGGAACATTGGCCCATTTAGGGGAGGACGTTCCGTGACCGCTAGCGGTGTAATTGGCGACCCGCTCACTTACTATATGGGAACCACGGGTGGTGGACTTTGGAAAACCACCAATGCGGGCGGACAATGGGAAAACATATCGGATGGTTTCTTTGAAATGGGCTCCGTAGGGGCGGTTTCCGTATCGCCTTCCAATCCCAATATTCTCTATTGTGGTATGGGTGAGCATGCTCCAAGGGGAGTAATGACCTCCTACGGGGATGGTGTCTACCGATCCAATGATGCAGGAAAAACATGGATAAAACTGGGACTTGAAAAAACACAGCATATCTCGCGAATCATTATCCACCCCACCAACCCAGATGTGGTGTACGTGGCTGCCCAAGGTGCTTTATTTGCGCCAAACCCTGAAAGAGGGGTGTACCGTTCCATGGATGGTGGAAAAAATTGGGAAAAGATACTGTTTGTGGATGAAGGCACCGGAGCAGTGGAACTCTCTATGGATGCCAACAATCCCTTAGTGCTCTATGCCGCGATGTGGGAGCATCAGCGTAAACCCAATAAAGTAATCAGTGGAGGACCAGGAAGCGGATTGTACAAATCTACCGATGGCGGAGACACTTGGGAAGAAATGACCAAAGGGCTGCCTGAAGAAAAAGGGAAAATGGCCGTTGCTGTGAGCCCTTCCAATTCTGAAAAAGTATACGCCTTGATCGAAAGTGATTCAGATTTAGATAAAGGAGGTCTCTTCGTCTCCAACAATGGGGGCGATAGTTGGCAGATGATCAGTGGGGACAACCGATTGGTACAGCGTGCCTGGTATTATATCGAAGTGTTTGTAGACCCTAATGATGAAGATACCGTGTATGTGTTGAGTGCCTCTATGTTCCGTTCCGAAGATGGTGGAAAAACCTGGGAGACCATTTCCGTGCCCCATGGTGATACCCATGACCTGTGGATTAACCCGAACAACTCGAAAAATATGGTTTTGGCAGATGATGGTGGAGCTACCATTACCTTCGATTATGGTGAAAACTGGACCCTGCAGGATAATATGCCCACGGCACAGTTTTATCGTATCAGCACGGATAATTTGTTCCCATACAATATTTATGGAGGTCAACAGGACAACACCTCGGTAAAGATCGCCAGTCTTTCCGTAGGTCGATGGAGCATCAATCAAGAAGATTGGCATTATTCCGCTGGGGGAGAGAGTGCCTTTTTGGGCTTCGACCCCGAAAATCCACGCTATGTGATGGGAGGCAGTTATCTGGGTACCATTGAACTGTTGGATATGGAATCCAAAATGTCCAGCAATGTCATGGCAGCGCCAATACAATATTTGGGACGTGATGCACGTGACATGAAATACCTATACAATTGGAATGCACCCATTATTTGGTCCAAACACGAACCCGGAACTTTTTACCATGCGGCACAGTTGGTCCTCAGAACAAGGGACAATGGTGTGACCTGGGAGGAAGTATCACCAGACCTAACACGGGACCAAGATGGACTGCAAGGAAAGGGCGGAGGCCCATACACCAATGAAGCCGTAGGTGCTGAAAACTACGGGACCATTTCTTATCTCTTGGAATCACCACACGAAGCTGGGGTGTTGATTACTGGGAGTGATGATGGATTGGTGCATATTACCAAAAATGGCGGTGAATCTTGGGAAGAGATAACCCCAAAGGGGTTAAAGGAGAGTTTGGTAAACGCCATTGAAGTTTCACCACACGACCCAGCGACTATCTATATCGCAACTACCCGATACAAATTCAACGATTATACTCCTGCCCTCTACAAAAGCAACGACTACGGAAAAAGTTGGACCAATATTAGTGAGGGCATTCCCTACGGAGCTTTTACACGAGTGGTCCGTGAGGATGAACAGCAGAAAGGATTGTTGTATGCCGGAACTGAAAAAGGACTGTATGTATCTTGGAATGACGGCAAAAAATGGGAGCCGCTGCAATTGAATTTGCCCAAAACGCCGATTACGGATTTAAAGGTGCACAAGGGCGATTTGATTGTGGCTACTTCTGGGAGGAGCTTCTGGATTTTGGACAATATCACAACCTTGGCCCAATACAAAGGAAATAGCGGTGAATTGAAATTGTATCAGCCGGAAGAAGCCATCCACGGTTATTGGGGAAGCCCATTGAGCAGAAATTCTTCCAATCTGTCCGGAACCAATCCATTTGAAGGGGTCAACCCGGCCAATGGGATGGTCATCTATTACCATCTTCCGGAAAAAATGGATTCCACCGAAGTCACTATGGAAATCAAAAATGCACAGGGTAAAGTGGTACGGACCTTTACCTCCAAGAAGGATGAGGATTATATCCCCCATAACGGAGGAGGAGCGCCCCCTGCACCTACCTTGGGGACATCCAAAGGATTGAACCGATTTGTATGGGACCTTAAAACCCCTATAATGCCAGGTGTACCAGGTGTATACATTGAAGCGGATTTCACAGGGCACAAAGTGCCACCTGGAGCGTATACCATCCAATTAAGTGCAGGAGGAAATACCGTTACCACCAAAGGGATGATTGTGCCTACGCCCAATACCCATGTTTCGGAAGAGCGCTTTGCCGAGTACGATGCTATTATGACGGATTTTGAGTCTAAACTCATCGACATGCACAATAAGGTAAACACCTTGAAAAGCGTTCAAAATCAATTGACAAAATTACTAAAGGACTTGAAAGAGGAGGAACTCAAAAAAGAAGGACAGTCATTGCTCGACAAACTCAAGGTGTGGGACGAGGAAATGGTGCAGCGCAAATCGCAAGCCTATGACGATGTGGAGAATTTCCCCAACAAGTTTACGGCCGAGTATCTTTTTGTGATGAACCACAGCAATAGTTCGTTGCCACAGATCAATCAGCCATCCGTGGACCGAAAGAAGGAACTGGATGCCCAATGGGTGGGATTAAAACAACGTGCGGAGACCTTAATGAAAACGGAAATCCCTAATTTTAACACCAAACTCTGGGATAAGGGCATTGGAGCCATCCGGATGTAACTCATAAAAACGTAGCAATTGCTGTACCCATACATCAAATCGTTGCACCTCATATTTGTGGTCACCTGGTTCGCAGGTCTTTTCTATATACCGCGACTCTTTATTTACCATATCGAAGCATGGCAGAAACCATCACCCGATAAGGAAATCCTGAGCGACCAGCTCAAATTGATGACCAAACGATTATGGTATATCATTACATGGCCGTCGGCTGTGCTCTGCACGCTCACGGCCATTATTTTGCTTATTTTGATGCCGGGCTGGTTACAGCAACCCTGGATGCACGTTAAACTCGCATTTGTGCTGCTACTTTTTGTGTATCACGGGAAATGCCATCAGATTTTCAAGCAATTACAGCGGGATGAGGTCAAGTATACCTCAAAATTTATGCGTCTGTGGAACGAGGTTGCCACGATTATCCTTTTTGCGGTTGTCTTTTTAGTGGTGCTCAAAAGTGCTTTCAATTGGATCTATGGAATTGTAGGCATGTTTGCATTGATTATCCTTTTGATGCTGGGCATTCGTTGGTACAAAAAAGTGCGGGACAGAAATCCCAATGCTTGAAAACAAAAAGATTGAGCTTTCTTTCGTCTTGTTTTTGTGATTGAATCCCAATCCCGAAGCTGTATTGTTTGGCTCGATAATTGCTTAAATTTAACCATCAAATCAAGCGAGCTTGCTACGAAAACTATCCTTACGGTCGCGCATCTTTATTTCCATGATTACCTTGGTGGTATTGGCATCTGTGCTGATTGCCGGGGTAACGGTGTACCAATACAAGGAGCAGGGAAACGATTACCACAGGGAACGCTTGGAGCGTAAGGAAGAGCAGTTGATGAAGAGCATTGAATTTACGCTCAAGGAAACCACCTATCCGGTAGTCACCGAGAATCTTCACCTCATCTTTAGCGAAGAAATCTATGAGATTGCCAACATCCAAAATGTCAATTTCAACCTTTATGATCTAGAAGGAAACCTCATTAAAAGCTCTAGGCCCACTTTCGAATCCAACGCCATCGCCACCTGTTTGGATGCTGAAATACTTAATTTTCTGAGAGAAGGAGGGGAAAGCCGTTTTGTGGAAGAAAAAAGGGCGGCTGGCGATAACTATCAAGCAACATACCGCTACATCTACGACCTGAAGTTTAAGCCCATCGGTATTTTGAACCTTCCCTATTTTGAGGACAATACCTTCAACAATATGGAACTTAAGGAGTTCCTTTTCCGATTGGGTATGGTTTATCTGTTAATGTTGGTCATAGCCATTATTCTGTCCTATTTCATTTCAAAATATATCACAAGGTCGTTACAAACAATTTCCGACAAGATCAACCGGACCAATCTCACCCATCAAAACGAGAAAATCTATTTGGAAAGCCCAGGGGAGGAAATCGCAAAGCTGGTGGACTCCTACAACCGGATGATTGATGAGTTGGAGGAAAGCGCGGTAAAATTGGCCCGTAGCGAACGTGAACAGGCCTGGCGAGAGATGGCGAAGCAGGTAGCCCATGAAATCAAAAATCCGTTGACTCCCCTGCGATTGACCGTACAGAGTTTTGAACGGAAATTCGACCCAAATGACCCTGATATTCAAAAAAAAGTAAAGGAATTTTCGAAAACCTTAATCCAGCAAATCGATACCATGAGCAATATTGCCACGGCCTTTTCGAGTTTTGCCGATATGCCCGCCCAGCAAAATGAGACCCTGAACGTGGTAAAAGTGGTAAAGCTGGCCTTGGAAATCTTTAATGAGGATTACATTCATTTTATAGCGGATGAGGAAGAGGTGGTCGCCAAATTGGATCGCACACAACTGATACGGGTGATCACCAATTTGGTCAAAAATGCCATTCAGGCCATTCCCGAAGTGGAATCGCCACGGATTTTGGTAACCGTAGCATCGGTCGGGGATAGGGTAAAAATATCGGTTGCCGACAATGGTCTGGGCATTTCCGATGAGTACAAGCATCGTATTTTTGAGCCAAAGTTCACCACAAAATCCAGTGGTACAGGCCTAGGATTGGGTATGGTAAAGAACATTGTGGAAAACTATGGCGGAACCATTAACTTTACATCTAAAGTTGGAAAAGGGACCGTGTTTACCATCGATTTTCCAAAGGAACAGAAAAAATAATGGCGGTTCAGCGTTGTGCCGCCCCAAACAGCAATCTTTATGGATTACGAAAACATCTACATTGAAGAAGAAAACCATTTGGCCACTATTACCATCGATAGGCCCAAGAAACTCAATGCGCTCAACAAACGAACCATAGAAGAGCTGCACGTGGCCTTTAAGGAGTTGGATGAGGATTCCGAAACCAAGGTCATTATAATTACAGGAAGCGGGGACAAGGCCTTTGTGGCCGGTGCCGATATTTCCGAATTCGCGGATTTTTCGGTGAAGGAAGGCCGGCAATTGGCCGCTGCAGGTCAACGGCAACTGTTCGATTTTGTTGAGAATCTCTCGACACCCGTTATCGCAGCCATCAATGGATTTGCTCTGGGCGGAGGATTGGAACTGGCCATGGCCTGCCATTTTAGGGTCGCCAGCAGCAATGCCCGAATGGGATTGCCCGAAGTTTCCTTGGGCGTGATTCCCGGATACGGCGGCACCCAACGCTTGCCGCAGCTTGTAGGTAAGGGGCGTGCGATGGAAATGATCATGACGGCAGGCATGATCGATTCCGATAAGGCCTTTGGATATGGACTGGTGAACCACGTGGTCTCCAGCGAAGAACTACTTCCTTTTTGTAAAAAGATAGCGAGCAGGATATCGAATAATTCATCCGTCGCCATAAAACACGCAATAAAAGCGGTAAATGCTGGTTTTAAGTATGACGCTGATGGCTATTCGGTGGAAATTGATGCTTTTGGCACTTGCTTTGGAACCGATGACTTTAAGGAAGGCACTTCGGCCTTCCTCGAGAAAAGAAAAGCTGATTTCCCTGGATCATGACCATTGGCCTAACGCAGCCAGATCATGAAAAACAACCTATTAGTACTTTGCTTACTGGTGTTCGGCAGTGTGTTGCTGAATGCACAAAAGATGCCCGTTTCCTATGATTTTGGGGAAAAATATCACGACCGCTACCGATATTCGAACCTAGTTGCCATCAATGAGGACGACTCGGGCGGTTATGTGTTGGTACGTGCCTATTACCAAGGATTGATCTTGAAGCCCAAGGGCTACCTGATCGAAAAGTACAACAGCAATCTAGAGTTGGTATCGGAATACAACTATAAGTTGAAAGGGCTCGATTTTGTGGATGGCTTCCTCAAAAATGGTCAGCTGCACCTGTTGTTTCTCAATTACAACCTTGACCGGGGCGAATATGAATACTGGGTGCACAGTAGTCCTGTTATCGATTTTAACTTCAAGGAAAAAAAGTTGCTTTCCATCGCTTCGGAAGAGGTGAACGATCCCGTTGGCAAAAACTATTACAACCGCGACTTTTCCAGGGGCTTTACCACAGCTGTCTTGTTTGATGAAAACAAAAGAGGTTTTGTGATCAGCACGCATCATAAAAAGGGAAAGGACAACAAACATATGATCCATATGTTCGATACTGCACTCAATAAAAAGTTTGAATATGATTTCTCCGACCAAATCGAGGAAAAGAACTATGCTTTCGAGAACGTTGCTTTTTCTGCTGACCTTCAAACGGCCTATATTGTAGGGAAGGCTTACTATAAAAAGCGAAGGTTTAGTGTGGACGAACGGAAATTTCAGTACGAGCTTATTAAGGTGTCACAATCCGGGAACACAACCCAATCCTTCGTGGATCCCGGTAAATATCCTGAGGCATTATATCCCGTTTTCATCCAAAACAAACTGGTCTGTACAGGGTTTTATGCCGATCGTAAGGACAACCGTTACAATGGCATCGCCTATTTTGATGTGGACCCGAACACTTTGAATATCCGTACCCAAAAGTACAACCCCTTCTCACAACAGTTTATGGACGATAAGTTTGGGCGCGAAGAGGACAAGGATATCAAAAACCTGGTTTTTAAAGGGGTGGAAACCACTGAAGAAAATGAAATATTCTTCAACGCCGAGGAATATTTCGTCACCACCGGATTGGAAACCACTGGAGCGGGTCAACGCATCAGGATTGAACGGTACCATCACAACGATATCGTCAGCGTAAAACTGGATGCCAATGGCAGCATGGAATGGGCGCGCAACATCAACAAGACCGAAGTAACCCAGGGCGATGGCGCCTATGCCTCCTACAGCTCCTATTGCAAGGATGGCAACACTTACTTTTTTATTTGCACCGCTGCCGAAAATCCGCAATTGATCAACAATGAACGTTTGATTTTTAAGCAAGGATTTAGCCGAAACCGAAATGTGTTCATGATTTCGTTGGACGAAAATGGGGTGATGGATTATGAAAAAATCATCGACCAACAGGAAGCCCGATTGCCGTTAATGGTCTCCATGCCATTAAAAGATGAATCCGACGACAAAATGCTGTTCTACGCCAAGCGCGGAAGTCGAAAGCAATTGGTGAAAGTGAGTTTTCAGTAATCCGACAGGCCGTTAAG is drawn from Flagellimonas sp. MMG031 and contains these coding sequences:
- a CDS encoding glycosyl hydrolase, which gives rise to MKKGLLFLLSAIFGTLAFAQTTNDYFEPMIFRNIGPFRGGRSVTASGVIGDPLTYYMGTTGGGLWKTTNAGGQWENISDGFFEMGSVGAVSVSPSNPNILYCGMGEHAPRGVMTSYGDGVYRSNDAGKTWIKLGLEKTQHISRIIIHPTNPDVVYVAAQGALFAPNPERGVYRSMDGGKNWEKILFVDEGTGAVELSMDANNPLVLYAAMWEHQRKPNKVISGGPGSGLYKSTDGGDTWEEMTKGLPEEKGKMAVAVSPSNSEKVYALIESDSDLDKGGLFVSNNGGDSWQMISGDNRLVQRAWYYIEVFVDPNDEDTVYVLSASMFRSEDGGKTWETISVPHGDTHDLWINPNNSKNMVLADDGGATITFDYGENWTLQDNMPTAQFYRISTDNLFPYNIYGGQQDNTSVKIASLSVGRWSINQEDWHYSAGGESAFLGFDPENPRYVMGGSYLGTIELLDMESKMSSNVMAAPIQYLGRDARDMKYLYNWNAPIIWSKHEPGTFYHAAQLVLRTRDNGVTWEEVSPDLTRDQDGLQGKGGGPYTNEAVGAENYGTISYLLESPHEAGVLITGSDDGLVHITKNGGESWEEITPKGLKESLVNAIEVSPHDPATIYIATTRYKFNDYTPALYKSNDYGKSWTNISEGIPYGAFTRVVREDEQQKGLLYAGTEKGLYVSWNDGKKWEPLQLNLPKTPITDLKVHKGDLIVATSGRSFWILDNITTLAQYKGNSGELKLYQPEEAIHGYWGSPLSRNSSNLSGTNPFEGVNPANGMVIYYHLPEKMDSTEVTMEIKNAQGKVVRTFTSKKDEDYIPHNGGGAPPAPTLGTSKGLNRFVWDLKTPIMPGVPGVYIEADFTGHKVPPGAYTIQLSAGGNTVTTKGMIVPTPNTHVSEERFAEYDAIMTDFESKLIDMHNKVNTLKSVQNQLTKLLKDLKEEELKKEGQSLLDKLKVWDEEMVQRKSQAYDDVENFPNKFTAEYLFVMNHSNSSLPQINQPSVDRKKELDAQWVGLKQRAETLMKTEIPNFNTKLWDKGIGAIRM
- a CDS encoding CopD family protein, with translation MLYPYIKSLHLIFVVTWFAGLFYIPRLFIYHIEAWQKPSPDKEILSDQLKLMTKRLWYIITWPSAVLCTLTAIILLILMPGWLQQPWMHVKLAFVLLLFVYHGKCHQIFKQLQRDEVKYTSKFMRLWNEVATIILFAVVFLVVLKSAFNWIYGIVGMFALIILLMLGIRWYKKVRDRNPNA
- a CDS encoding ATP-binding protein, with the translated sequence MITLVVLASVLIAGVTVYQYKEQGNDYHRERLERKEEQLMKSIEFTLKETTYPVVTENLHLIFSEEIYEIANIQNVNFNLYDLEGNLIKSSRPTFESNAIATCLDAEILNFLREGGESRFVEEKRAAGDNYQATYRYIYDLKFKPIGILNLPYFEDNTFNNMELKEFLFRLGMVYLLMLVIAIILSYFISKYITRSLQTISDKINRTNLTHQNEKIYLESPGEEIAKLVDSYNRMIDELEESAVKLARSEREQAWREMAKQVAHEIKNPLTPLRLTVQSFERKFDPNDPDIQKKVKEFSKTLIQQIDTMSNIATAFSSFADMPAQQNETLNVVKVVKLALEIFNEDYIHFIADEEEVVAKLDRTQLIRVITNLVKNAIQAIPEVESPRILVTVASVGDRVKISVADNGLGISDEYKHRIFEPKFTTKSSGTGLGLGMVKNIVENYGGTINFTSKVGKGTVFTIDFPKEQKK
- a CDS encoding enoyl-CoA hydratase-related protein, which encodes MDYENIYIEEENHLATITIDRPKKLNALNKRTIEELHVAFKELDEDSETKVIIITGSGDKAFVAGADISEFADFSVKEGRQLAAAGQRQLFDFVENLSTPVIAAINGFALGGGLELAMACHFRVASSNARMGLPEVSLGVIPGYGGTQRLPQLVGKGRAMEMIMTAGMIDSDKAFGYGLVNHVVSSEELLPFCKKIASRISNNSSVAIKHAIKAVNAGFKYDADGYSVEIDAFGTCFGTDDFKEGTSAFLEKRKADFPGS